Proteins from one Prinia subflava isolate CZ2003 ecotype Zambia chromosome 4, Cam_Psub_1.2, whole genome shotgun sequence genomic window:
- the LOC134549590 gene encoding zinc finger CCCH-type antiviral protein 1-like isoform X1: MFRRPPGWADACAQRGRNRGPRPCLRFRFPSSAAQRRCRVPAPLLLRFPLPPAAAAVPPAVPSRSEGTMCDPAVSSFLTQTLCAHGGRLGLRELEETVGLPAPQLQGTLRAAGPRRFLVLEGGPAVVAVTDARVCVLKECGGCERLHLCKLHLMGRCHLGPSSCKYSHDIMNAENKKVLKKYDLSGLSENELQVLLLQNDPFFLPDTCHFYNKKGCHCTHQSNCNKLHVCRFFLLGKCKFPQCVMSHNLLDSHGLRLLESGGIDGKIASNFQAICDYKHLEFNREQKKGYVHNYRPRHDNWKKPAVTRNKELNKTLQTVESVPHVPPAKGPSSTAPAQSQHQLPTGVEDKDKDKGNENGFASRTVVSTSLPSSTAPAQSQDQLPTAIGNKDKGNENGFASRTVVSTSFPSSTAPAQSQDQLPTGVGNKDKGNENGFASRTVVFTSPPSSAIPAQRQQLPTGIGNKDKGNENGFASRTVVSTSLPSSTAPAQSQDQLPTAIGNKGKGNENGFASRTVVSTSPPSSTAPAQSQDQLPTGVGNKDKGKKNSSSDEDSKDNKKDNSDEICLFYVWKYCKNKDKCKSVHYHLPYKWEIYDGLNWHELPLMEEIEKAYCDPKNSSLPSTNIDFQKMTCSSSLVRRLSTPSSVTKPTFLLTTQWIWYWKNNQDKWIEYGEQEEGSSMTSPSSAIIENLYQADPCAVVPFQTDQHQYELNFKEMIQTNIIFKTRRQICRRPKFVSSEEVQKIKTSSQRDPSSIPSQTCPSHWDASALPDFGYKAVVISSETSEYNGIKQLFHQTMKNYSILKIQRIQNPSLWKVFQWQKEKMKRENGGKEVQEKQLFHGTDTTSMKMVCTQNFDWRICGSNGSNYGKGSYFARDARYAHAYCQATAQGRLMFVARVLVGDYVRGNAAYVRPPEKSADKMWFYDSCVDDELNPSVFVVFEKHQIYPEYIIEYEKERITEQKETRVKMYWREGIRQQNEAGIGVYGAEGEIRMYKEEGIRECKDDRKKCVIS; this comes from the exons ATGTTCCGACGgcctccaggctgggcagatGCCTGCGCCCAGCGCGGCCGGAACCGCGGGCCCCGCCCGTGCCTTCGGTTTCGATTCCCGTCCAGCGCGGCCCAGAGGCGGTGCCGAGTCCCCGCCCCGCTCCTGCTCCGGTTCCCGCTCCCGCCCGCTGCTGCCGCAGTCCCGCCCGCGGTCCCGTCCCGCTCGGAGGGCACCATGTGCGACCCGGCCGTGTCCAGCTTCCTCACGCAGACGCTGTGCGCCCATGGCGGGCGGCTGGGGCTGCGGGAGCTGGAGGAGACCGTCGGGCTGCCGGCGCCGCAGCTGCAAGGCACGCTGCGGGCGGCGGGCCCCCGGCGGTTCCTGGTGTTGGAGGGCGGCCCGGCGGTGGTGGCCGTGACGGACGCCAGGGTCTGTGTCCTCAAGGAGTGCGGCGGCTGCGAGCGCCTGCACCTCTGCAAGCTGCACCTCATGGGCAGGTGCCACCTGGGGCCCAG CTCTTGTAAGTACTCGCATGACATCATGAATGCAGAGAACAAAAAAGTTCtaaaaaaatatgatttgtCTGGCCTCAGTGAGAATGAACTGCAAGTCCTGCTTCTCCAAAACGATCCATTCTTCCTTCCTGAT ACCTGCCACTTTTACAACAAAAAAGGTTGTCACTGCACGCATCAAAGCAACTGCAACAAGCTTCATGTTTGTCGATTCTTTCTCCTGGGGAAATGTAAATTTCCTCAATGTGTAATGTCCCATAACCTCTTGGATAGCCATGGATTGAGGCTGTTGGAATCTGGAGGCATTGATGGGAAGATAGCTTCAAACTTCCAGGCTATATGTGACTACAAGCATCTCGAATTCAACAGGGAACAGAAGAAGGGGTATG TACACAACTATAGACCAAGACATGATAATTGGAAAAAACCAGCAGTTACAAGGAATAAAGAACTGAACAAAACTTTGCAAACAGTGGAATCCGTGCCGCACGTGCCACCTGCAAAAG GTCCCAGTAGCACTGCACCTGCTCAGAGCCAACACCAGTTGCCAACAGGAGTGGAAGacaaagataaagataaag GCAATGAGAATGGCTTTGCCAGCAGAACTGTTGTCTCGACCTCCCTTCCCAGTAGCACTGCACCTGCTCAGAGCCAAGACCAGTTGCCAACAGCAATCGGAAATAAAGATAAAG GCAATGAGAATGGCTTTGCCAGCAGAACTGTTGTCTCGACCTCCTTTCCCAGTAGCACTGCACCTGCTCAGAGCCAAGACCAGTTGCCAACAGGAGTGGGAAATAAAGATAAAG GCAATGAGAATGGCTTTGCCAGCAGAACTGTTGTCTTCACCTCCCCTCCCAGTAGCGCCATACCTGCACAGAGACAACAGTTGCCAACAGGAATTGGAAATAAAGATAAAG GCAATGAGAATGGCTTTGCCAGCAGAACTGTTGTCTCGACCTCCCTTCCCAGTAGCACTGCACCTGCTCAGAGCCAAGACCAGTTGCCAACAGCAATCGGAAATAAAGGTAAAG GCAATGAGAATGGCTTTGCCAGCAGAACTGTTGTCTCGACCTCCCCTCCCAGTAGCACTGCACCTGCTCAGAGCCAAGACCAGTTGCCAACAGGAGTGGGAAATAAAGATAAAG GTAAAAAGAACAGTTCCTCTGACGAAGATTCAAAGGACAATAAAAAAGATAACTCTGATGAGATCTGTTTGTTCTATGTCTGGAAGTACTGCAAAAACAAGG ATAAATGCAAATCTGTTCATTACCATTTGCCATATAAATGGGAGATATATGATGGTTTGAACTGGCATGAACTTCCCTTGATGGAGGAAATTGAAAAGGCCTATTGTGACCCAAAGAACAGCAG CTTGCCAAGTACGAACATTGATTTCCAGAAAATGACCTGCTCTTCTTCTTTGGTTCGACGCCTCTCTACACCATCATCAGTCACAAAACCCACATTCCTCCTGACCACACAGTGGATTTGGTACTGGAAGAATAACCAAGACAAGTGGATTGAATATGGAGAACAG GAAGAAGGGAGTAGCATGACCTCACCATCTTCTGCTATTATTGAGAATTTGTATCAAGCAGATCCATGTGCCGTTGTACCTTTTCAGACTGACCAACATCAATATGAGCTCAATTTTAAAG aAATGATTCAgacaaacattatttttaaaactagaaGACAAATCTGCAGGCGACCAAAATTTGTGTCTTCTGAAGAGGTGCAGAAAATCAAGACAAG CAGCCAGAGGGATCCTTCTTCTATTCCAAGTCAGACCTGTCCTAGTCACTGGGATGCATCTGCACTGCCTGACTTTGGATACAAG GCAGTGGTGATCAGCAGTGAGACCTCTGAATACAATGGAATAAAGCAGCTGTTTCATCAGACTATGAAAAATTACAGCATCCTTAAAATACAGAGGATTCAGAATCCATCCCTCTGGAAGGTGTTTCAGTG GcaaaaagagaagatgaaaagggaaaatggaggAAAGGAAGTCCAGGAAAAACAACTGTTCCATGGAACTGACACCACCTCCATGAAAATGGTCTGCACTCAGAACTTTGACTGGAGAATTTGTGGAAGCAATGGAAGTAACTATGGGAAAG GAAGTTACTTCGCTAGAGATGCTCGCTATGCCCACGCCTACTGCCAGGCCACGGCGCAGGGACGCCTGATGTTCGTGGCCCGTGTCCTGGTTGGAGACTACGTCAGGGGCAACGCCGCCTACGTGCGTCCCCCGGAGAAGAGCGCCGACAAGATGTGGTTTTACGACAGCTGTGTGGATGATGAGTTAAACCCTTCTGTTTTTGTTGTCTTTGAAAAGCACCAGATTTACCCAGAGTACATAATAGAGTATGAAAAGGAGAGAATAACAGAGCAGAAAGAGACGAGAGTAAAAATGTATTGGAGGGAGGGAATAAGACAGCAGAACGAGGCAGGAATAGGAGTGTatggagcagagggagaaatAAGAATGTATAAAGAGGAGGGAATAAGAGAGTGTAAAGACGACAGAAAAAAATGCGTTATATCTTAA
- the LOC134549590 gene encoding zinc finger CCCH-type antiviral protein 1-like isoform X6, whose translation MFRRPPGWADACAQRGRNRGPRPCLRFRFPSSAAQRRCRVPAPLLLRFPLPPAAAAVPPAVPSRSEGTMCDPAVSSFLTQTLCAHGGRLGLRELEETVGLPAPQLQGTLRAAGPRRFLVLEGGPAVVAVTDARVCVLKECGGCERLHLCKLHLMGRCHLGPSSCKYSHDIMNAENKKVLKKYDLSGLSENELQVLLLQNDPFFLPDTCHFYNKKGCHCTHQSNCNKLHVCRFFLLGKCKFPQCVMSHNLLDSHGLRLLESGGIDGKIASNFQAICDYKHLEFNREQKKGYVHNYRPRHDNWKKPAVTRNKELNKTLQTVESVPHVPPAKGPSSTAPAQSQHQLPTGVEDKDKDKGNENGFASRTVVSTSLPSSTAPAQSQDQLPTAIGNKDKGKKNSSSDEDSKDNKKDNSDEICLFYVWKYCKNKDKCKSVHYHLPYKWEIYDGLNWHELPLMEEIEKAYCDPKNSSLPSTNIDFQKMTCSSSLVRRLSTPSSVTKPTFLLTTQWIWYWKNNQDKWIEYGEQEEGSSMTSPSSAIIENLYQADPCAVVPFQTDQHQYELNFKEMIQTNIIFKTRRQICRRPKFVSSEEVQKIKTSSQRDPSSIPSQTCPSHWDASALPDFGYKAVVISSETSEYNGIKQLFHQTMKNYSILKIQRIQNPSLWKVFQWQKEKMKRENGGKEVQEKQLFHGTDTTSMKMVCTQNFDWRICGSNGSNYGKGSYFARDARYAHAYCQATAQGRLMFVARVLVGDYVRGNAAYVRPPEKSADKMWFYDSCVDDELNPSVFVVFEKHQIYPEYIIEYEKERITEQKETRVKMYWREGIRQQNEAGIGVYGAEGEIRMYKEEGIRECKDDRKKCVIS comes from the exons ATGTTCCGACGgcctccaggctgggcagatGCCTGCGCCCAGCGCGGCCGGAACCGCGGGCCCCGCCCGTGCCTTCGGTTTCGATTCCCGTCCAGCGCGGCCCAGAGGCGGTGCCGAGTCCCCGCCCCGCTCCTGCTCCGGTTCCCGCTCCCGCCCGCTGCTGCCGCAGTCCCGCCCGCGGTCCCGTCCCGCTCGGAGGGCACCATGTGCGACCCGGCCGTGTCCAGCTTCCTCACGCAGACGCTGTGCGCCCATGGCGGGCGGCTGGGGCTGCGGGAGCTGGAGGAGACCGTCGGGCTGCCGGCGCCGCAGCTGCAAGGCACGCTGCGGGCGGCGGGCCCCCGGCGGTTCCTGGTGTTGGAGGGCGGCCCGGCGGTGGTGGCCGTGACGGACGCCAGGGTCTGTGTCCTCAAGGAGTGCGGCGGCTGCGAGCGCCTGCACCTCTGCAAGCTGCACCTCATGGGCAGGTGCCACCTGGGGCCCAG CTCTTGTAAGTACTCGCATGACATCATGAATGCAGAGAACAAAAAAGTTCtaaaaaaatatgatttgtCTGGCCTCAGTGAGAATGAACTGCAAGTCCTGCTTCTCCAAAACGATCCATTCTTCCTTCCTGAT ACCTGCCACTTTTACAACAAAAAAGGTTGTCACTGCACGCATCAAAGCAACTGCAACAAGCTTCATGTTTGTCGATTCTTTCTCCTGGGGAAATGTAAATTTCCTCAATGTGTAATGTCCCATAACCTCTTGGATAGCCATGGATTGAGGCTGTTGGAATCTGGAGGCATTGATGGGAAGATAGCTTCAAACTTCCAGGCTATATGTGACTACAAGCATCTCGAATTCAACAGGGAACAGAAGAAGGGGTATG TACACAACTATAGACCAAGACATGATAATTGGAAAAAACCAGCAGTTACAAGGAATAAAGAACTGAACAAAACTTTGCAAACAGTGGAATCCGTGCCGCACGTGCCACCTGCAAAAG GTCCCAGTAGCACTGCACCTGCTCAGAGCCAACACCAGTTGCCAACAGGAGTGGAAGacaaagataaagataaag GCAATGAGAATGGCTTTGCCAGCAGAACTGTTGTCTCGACCTCCCTTCCCAGTAGCACTGCACCTGCTCAGAGCCAAGACCAGTTGCCAACAGCAATCGGAAATAAAGATAAAG GTAAAAAGAACAGTTCCTCTGACGAAGATTCAAAGGACAATAAAAAAGATAACTCTGATGAGATCTGTTTGTTCTATGTCTGGAAGTACTGCAAAAACAAGG ATAAATGCAAATCTGTTCATTACCATTTGCCATATAAATGGGAGATATATGATGGTTTGAACTGGCATGAACTTCCCTTGATGGAGGAAATTGAAAAGGCCTATTGTGACCCAAAGAACAGCAG CTTGCCAAGTACGAACATTGATTTCCAGAAAATGACCTGCTCTTCTTCTTTGGTTCGACGCCTCTCTACACCATCATCAGTCACAAAACCCACATTCCTCCTGACCACACAGTGGATTTGGTACTGGAAGAATAACCAAGACAAGTGGATTGAATATGGAGAACAG GAAGAAGGGAGTAGCATGACCTCACCATCTTCTGCTATTATTGAGAATTTGTATCAAGCAGATCCATGTGCCGTTGTACCTTTTCAGACTGACCAACATCAATATGAGCTCAATTTTAAAG aAATGATTCAgacaaacattatttttaaaactagaaGACAAATCTGCAGGCGACCAAAATTTGTGTCTTCTGAAGAGGTGCAGAAAATCAAGACAAG CAGCCAGAGGGATCCTTCTTCTATTCCAAGTCAGACCTGTCCTAGTCACTGGGATGCATCTGCACTGCCTGACTTTGGATACAAG GCAGTGGTGATCAGCAGTGAGACCTCTGAATACAATGGAATAAAGCAGCTGTTTCATCAGACTATGAAAAATTACAGCATCCTTAAAATACAGAGGATTCAGAATCCATCCCTCTGGAAGGTGTTTCAGTG GcaaaaagagaagatgaaaagggaaaatggaggAAAGGAAGTCCAGGAAAAACAACTGTTCCATGGAACTGACACCACCTCCATGAAAATGGTCTGCACTCAGAACTTTGACTGGAGAATTTGTGGAAGCAATGGAAGTAACTATGGGAAAG GAAGTTACTTCGCTAGAGATGCTCGCTATGCCCACGCCTACTGCCAGGCCACGGCGCAGGGACGCCTGATGTTCGTGGCCCGTGTCCTGGTTGGAGACTACGTCAGGGGCAACGCCGCCTACGTGCGTCCCCCGGAGAAGAGCGCCGACAAGATGTGGTTTTACGACAGCTGTGTGGATGATGAGTTAAACCCTTCTGTTTTTGTTGTCTTTGAAAAGCACCAGATTTACCCAGAGTACATAATAGAGTATGAAAAGGAGAGAATAACAGAGCAGAAAGAGACGAGAGTAAAAATGTATTGGAGGGAGGGAATAAGACAGCAGAACGAGGCAGGAATAGGAGTGTatggagcagagggagaaatAAGAATGTATAAAGAGGAGGGAATAAGAGAGTGTAAAGACGACAGAAAAAAATGCGTTATATCTTAA
- the LOC134549590 gene encoding zinc finger CCCH-type antiviral protein 1-like isoform X7, whose protein sequence is MFRRPPGWADACAQRGRNRGPRPCLRFRFPSSAAQRRCRVPAPLLLRFPLPPAAAAVPPAVPSRSEGTMCDPAVSSFLTQTLCAHGGRLGLRELEETVGLPAPQLQGTLRAAGPRRFLVLEGGPAVVAVTDARVCVLKECGGCERLHLCKLHLMGRCHLGPSSCKYSHDIMNAENKKVLKKYDLSGLSENELQVLLLQNDPFFLPDTCHFYNKKGCHCTHQSNCNKLHVCRFFLLGKCKFPQCVMSHNLLDSHGLRLLESGGIDGKIASNFQAICDYKHLEFNREQKKGYVHNYRPRHDNWKKPAVTRNKELNKTLQTVESVPHVPPAKGPSSTAPAQSQHQLPTGVEDKDKDKGNENGFASRTVVSTSPPSSTAPAQSQDQLPTGVGNKDKGKKNSSSDEDSKDNKKDNSDEICLFYVWKYCKNKDKCKSVHYHLPYKWEIYDGLNWHELPLMEEIEKAYCDPKNSSLPSTNIDFQKMTCSSSLVRRLSTPSSVTKPTFLLTTQWIWYWKNNQDKWIEYGEQEEGSSMTSPSSAIIENLYQADPCAVVPFQTDQHQYELNFKEMIQTNIIFKTRRQICRRPKFVSSEEVQKIKTSSQRDPSSIPSQTCPSHWDASALPDFGYKAVVISSETSEYNGIKQLFHQTMKNYSILKIQRIQNPSLWKVFQWQKEKMKRENGGKEVQEKQLFHGTDTTSMKMVCTQNFDWRICGSNGSNYGKGSYFARDARYAHAYCQATAQGRLMFVARVLVGDYVRGNAAYVRPPEKSADKMWFYDSCVDDELNPSVFVVFEKHQIYPEYIIEYEKERITEQKETRVKMYWREGIRQQNEAGIGVYGAEGEIRMYKEEGIRECKDDRKKCVIS, encoded by the exons ATGTTCCGACGgcctccaggctgggcagatGCCTGCGCCCAGCGCGGCCGGAACCGCGGGCCCCGCCCGTGCCTTCGGTTTCGATTCCCGTCCAGCGCGGCCCAGAGGCGGTGCCGAGTCCCCGCCCCGCTCCTGCTCCGGTTCCCGCTCCCGCCCGCTGCTGCCGCAGTCCCGCCCGCGGTCCCGTCCCGCTCGGAGGGCACCATGTGCGACCCGGCCGTGTCCAGCTTCCTCACGCAGACGCTGTGCGCCCATGGCGGGCGGCTGGGGCTGCGGGAGCTGGAGGAGACCGTCGGGCTGCCGGCGCCGCAGCTGCAAGGCACGCTGCGGGCGGCGGGCCCCCGGCGGTTCCTGGTGTTGGAGGGCGGCCCGGCGGTGGTGGCCGTGACGGACGCCAGGGTCTGTGTCCTCAAGGAGTGCGGCGGCTGCGAGCGCCTGCACCTCTGCAAGCTGCACCTCATGGGCAGGTGCCACCTGGGGCCCAG CTCTTGTAAGTACTCGCATGACATCATGAATGCAGAGAACAAAAAAGTTCtaaaaaaatatgatttgtCTGGCCTCAGTGAGAATGAACTGCAAGTCCTGCTTCTCCAAAACGATCCATTCTTCCTTCCTGAT ACCTGCCACTTTTACAACAAAAAAGGTTGTCACTGCACGCATCAAAGCAACTGCAACAAGCTTCATGTTTGTCGATTCTTTCTCCTGGGGAAATGTAAATTTCCTCAATGTGTAATGTCCCATAACCTCTTGGATAGCCATGGATTGAGGCTGTTGGAATCTGGAGGCATTGATGGGAAGATAGCTTCAAACTTCCAGGCTATATGTGACTACAAGCATCTCGAATTCAACAGGGAACAGAAGAAGGGGTATG TACACAACTATAGACCAAGACATGATAATTGGAAAAAACCAGCAGTTACAAGGAATAAAGAACTGAACAAAACTTTGCAAACAGTGGAATCCGTGCCGCACGTGCCACCTGCAAAAG GTCCCAGTAGCACTGCACCTGCTCAGAGCCAACACCAGTTGCCAACAGGAGTGGAAGacaaagataaagataaag GCAATGAGAATGGCTTTGCCAGCAGAACTGTTGTCTCGACCTCCCCTCCCAGTAGCACTGCACCTGCTCAGAGCCAAGACCAGTTGCCAACAGGAGTGGGAAATAAAGATAAAG GTAAAAAGAACAGTTCCTCTGACGAAGATTCAAAGGACAATAAAAAAGATAACTCTGATGAGATCTGTTTGTTCTATGTCTGGAAGTACTGCAAAAACAAGG ATAAATGCAAATCTGTTCATTACCATTTGCCATATAAATGGGAGATATATGATGGTTTGAACTGGCATGAACTTCCCTTGATGGAGGAAATTGAAAAGGCCTATTGTGACCCAAAGAACAGCAG CTTGCCAAGTACGAACATTGATTTCCAGAAAATGACCTGCTCTTCTTCTTTGGTTCGACGCCTCTCTACACCATCATCAGTCACAAAACCCACATTCCTCCTGACCACACAGTGGATTTGGTACTGGAAGAATAACCAAGACAAGTGGATTGAATATGGAGAACAG GAAGAAGGGAGTAGCATGACCTCACCATCTTCTGCTATTATTGAGAATTTGTATCAAGCAGATCCATGTGCCGTTGTACCTTTTCAGACTGACCAACATCAATATGAGCTCAATTTTAAAG aAATGATTCAgacaaacattatttttaaaactagaaGACAAATCTGCAGGCGACCAAAATTTGTGTCTTCTGAAGAGGTGCAGAAAATCAAGACAAG CAGCCAGAGGGATCCTTCTTCTATTCCAAGTCAGACCTGTCCTAGTCACTGGGATGCATCTGCACTGCCTGACTTTGGATACAAG GCAGTGGTGATCAGCAGTGAGACCTCTGAATACAATGGAATAAAGCAGCTGTTTCATCAGACTATGAAAAATTACAGCATCCTTAAAATACAGAGGATTCAGAATCCATCCCTCTGGAAGGTGTTTCAGTG GcaaaaagagaagatgaaaagggaaaatggaggAAAGGAAGTCCAGGAAAAACAACTGTTCCATGGAACTGACACCACCTCCATGAAAATGGTCTGCACTCAGAACTTTGACTGGAGAATTTGTGGAAGCAATGGAAGTAACTATGGGAAAG GAAGTTACTTCGCTAGAGATGCTCGCTATGCCCACGCCTACTGCCAGGCCACGGCGCAGGGACGCCTGATGTTCGTGGCCCGTGTCCTGGTTGGAGACTACGTCAGGGGCAACGCCGCCTACGTGCGTCCCCCGGAGAAGAGCGCCGACAAGATGTGGTTTTACGACAGCTGTGTGGATGATGAGTTAAACCCTTCTGTTTTTGTTGTCTTTGAAAAGCACCAGATTTACCCAGAGTACATAATAGAGTATGAAAAGGAGAGAATAACAGAGCAGAAAGAGACGAGAGTAAAAATGTATTGGAGGGAGGGAATAAGACAGCAGAACGAGGCAGGAATAGGAGTGTatggagcagagggagaaatAAGAATGTATAAAGAGGAGGGAATAAGAGAGTGTAAAGACGACAGAAAAAAATGCGTTATATCTTAA